Within the Borrelia coriaceae genome, the region CTTAAGATAATTTTACTTTGATTATTTCTTTCTATACTGCGTATTACTTCAAATTGTTTTTTAGTTAAATATTTACTTTCAAACCCTTTAAAATCAACTTCTACTTCTTTAAACTTAATATACTTTAATATATCAATCCCAAATTCACGTTTATAATCACTTTGTATTTCTTTAAACATTGGTAATTTATATATATCCATTTCTTAACCTTTAAACTTGAAATTTAAAACGTGATTCTACATCTGTTGCTTTTAGCTTTTGCAGCATCTCATAATACAACTGCATTTTCTTAACTTCTCTTTCCTTTTTAAGTTGTGATAGTTGAAGTGTTAAGTCTTGATTACTATTTTCTTCTTGTGAATGCTTACACTCTTTAGAAAGACTTGTGATCTTGGTTTCTATTTGGTCTATTTGATCATCATGAGTTTTAAGTTCTAACTCTACATATCTACTAAATGAATTTATAAATTCTATTCCTAGAAGGCTACGAGCCATACTAAACTGACTCTTTAAATCACGGGCTTGAGCATTACTACTTGTAGCATGAAGTAAGATATTAGTTAGAGTATCTTGATGAATAGTAAGTTTATTATTGTTAACATATTCAGAATTGTCTTTAACCGCTTCCCATTTGTGTCTCATTTTACTTACATTTGCTTTTGAGACACCCATTTCCTTTGCAATATTAGTGTCATTAAGCTTTCCTTCTTTAAAATACACAATATAATCATCAAATGATTTTTTGAATCTACTCATACTCTTTAACACAAGTTAACCAT harbors:
- a CDS encoding DUF603 domain-containing protein; its protein translation is MSRFKKSFDDYIVYFKEGKLNDTNIAKEMGVSKANVSKMRHKWEAVKDNSEYVNNNKLTIHQDTLTNILLHATSSNAQARDLKSQFSMARSLLGIEFINSFSRYVELELKTHDDQIDQIETKITSLSKECKHSQEENSNQDLTLQLSQLKKEREVKKMQLYYEMLQKLKATDVESRFKFQV